cctgagattgttcccagcactgaatcttgtagattccccattattttatcgcatatagcaatatcaattggtgaatctatcccttctttgaaggtagcctttatcataatctggattgctccgatatgaatctaggacatagtccttgctacttctatcttgagtttttgtaattcctccttaatttcttcggaaggaattaactgcatctccattctatttcatGTCAGTTCCATCGAGATTGCCATTTctcttctagaaactttatagattagatgatgctttctgtttcttaggccaagacttcctaagaacttttctacctgtcctgcagagaaaccttgatatctctgtagacttggattttctctcatgattctttgaaccaggTTATGAGATGTTGTTGTCTGGCTGAAAAACCCAGacagatcttcatgtgtttcgtgtcgaaacacctcgtcttcagtcagattccgattctgttccatcagattcttcctgacttaagacttcttcttcttcatatatactttcatctgaggcaatgtcctcaaatcggtatacttgaataagatcttggtaataaactgttTCTTCAATATCTGGAGTAGGATCGAAGcatttaatacctcttttttcgttttctggacagttggtcgagatatgacctcttgctccacatgtccagcaattacaatctttgaaattttcattagcccgagtatgagctcttctgaaagttttctttgtaggtgttcttcctgtgcttcgagatgaactcgatgcttgggatgatatcctacttcttgatggtccacttctttgtccagatttataagatctggctttttGTCTAGATCATAccgttcttggtttccaagaacttcttccacttcgtgcataaggatgagtcctaaaactgttccttttatgcttctgtggtttacttccaataattgttggaagatcattttccttacaacacaaaggagttcttttgttgataccccttagccgtttgtaattcttttgtaatgctgccatatgacaccattctgccaattttcctttaaggaaagaTGCTCTTCTTGCCAACGTATCTAGATTACtaggtacgtattcccttataagcatttctctccaagggcttggcatttttgcgaagaaaagctgcatagctatatcttcttcgactcctgaattccatctatatttagtgaataacataatgtattaaTCCACCAAACAGATATCATgcaattcaagactatacagagcttgagtgtatttcttcttcttctctgtatcttgactgttgaaatagactacccctataaaatgtgctttaaatagggtagccatttttccaccgatctcactaagagattcaccagctaggactgactctttcatgtctaatgaagtcatgtcccaagcaattttcactgatcccataagactcatttccaaaattttaatgaatccttctttgttgagatcgagtgttcctgctgcaattctcatagcagatgtccaatcatctatgagatcttctctgtttttgaagtctaatacatcaaggttaagcataaccccgtagggatgtataggatctaaaacagttttcccatagggtgtttggtgcaaaggaatttgatttctccttgcccttgtccctgctgggtgtgatcctccaccagtatggaaatcagattgagattctctcatatttatattTCGAGATCCCAAgctttcccttggtggttcttgagaagatgaccaggttatagcaggtggtgtttcacctactgctgtgttcatctttagatctactactttgagatttgcgaaagattccgcaagttcttgtagatcctctaaaccaatcctttctaaagttgtcatcagatgaatttcttttctgagacagacttgattagattgatcatcttttcttcttcagtcaaaggttttgacaccactatggccttcccttgttgatataacaaaggttcagtaccaaaagatggtggtaaccaacctcctgaagttcttctactagaatttggttgttgttctagtttctgaattcttgtttgaatatcctttaatattccaataatttcttcttgggtttcaaggattttctcaactcgttgtggtacaaaatatagcatattgccataattttggacagtcttctgaatttctctaagatctaaagagagcttagaggaatctggaactatctccagaaacttattattttgaatcataagtttacctgatattttacctgagggtgcagtATCTTCCctttctgtttctgatatctaacaatagttagatatacttgtttatattccaaaatattggaatattccttgtaaattattttctttgaaccgaagttcggattcataattttttcaaaattctccttctcatacaattagtcactagtaataataaaatttgtgtttgaaataaatcaacctatggctctgataccattttcggGAGCGCGggatcaattaaatttaaaataggaAATGAGGATATTCTTGgcatttaaaaagaaattttctCTTTCCATGTACTAGAACCCAAGTTCTTTTATAAAGGGTATGAATCCTAATTAACCCAAAAAAAATCACCCGGAATCGCCCCTCTGGATTTTTGTTCGATTAAGGATGAGGAGGATAAGGGGGAAAAGGTCGGCTACTTTGAATCGGGGGATAGACTGGATTCTGAGGCGCTGACGAATTGTTCGGCATCGAAGCGCAACTAGCATGGAGATCGAAGTCACACTCTGAGCAAGAATACGAGAATCCTTTACCAGCAAGACTGCAAAAGTTGCAAAATATGTGTTAGACTGATAAGTAGGAACTGGAACCAAATTCAAGGGATGGTTCGGGTGAGACAGGTGCTTGATCGAGCGCGTCGCGCGGTAGCATTGTTCGTGGAGGAAATATCGGCATTGCCAGCACACGTAGATGTCGCCCTGGGCCGGGGTGGTGGTTGACTGCTTTAACCGGGTCATCACATTCTTTCATCGTCAAACTTTGATTTATCTTGAGCTTCAAAAAGATAAGAATACTCGTATCCTCTTCTAATGTGCAAATAGTTTTTCTAGTTGTATTTTTGGTAGAGCCGTCGAAATGAGTCAAGCTCATCAAGCAATCACGCCATAAAAAAAATAGACGGGTTGAATTACTAATTTAGTGGCTCGTTTGAAAGTGAACACAATCCATTTGGCCACGGCTGGGGCAGTTATTATATTATTGGcagttattatattttttcattgatttatataaGGTCAGTGGCGGATCCAGGATTATATGTTTGGGAGAACCGGCTCACCACCAACTATGAAAGTTTTAAGTTGGGAATTTGACCATTTGTACCCTTTGTAAAGACCCGTTATTTAgtttttcgaaatttttttaCAGAAAATGGAACGCGGACCACATGTGTAAACCTTGAAAGTCTATAACCATTAAACTAATTGTAGATACTCTATTTTTTTATggtcaaataatatatatactaaataataaaatatatcttatatagtaataatttttttaaaaaaaatttacagtGGATCCGCTTCTGTATAAGGTTAttgtgttttgaaattttttacgAATGATCGATGagttttgaatgatttataattattaatcatatttgatgaaaattttgaaagatattgttTATaacgttttaaaatatttatattatttataatagtTCATATATGTCATAGTTGAAGAATtttgagaaataaattatttataataatttatatattattgttaaaaaaattgatatatatttttttatttctggcGGGTTAGTACTTCCCAACCGATTTATTCGCGGGACGAGACAACATAGGACGAACAGTTAGATCACTGAAATTTGATGTGGAGAATAGTCTAGGAATCGTTCTCGTgcttgttatgtattaaatccAAGGACTTCAGGTCCATTTGAATATTCGAACAAACAAATTGGAGAAcggtaagaaaaaaaaatgtaagTATAAGTTGCTTGTATAACCTATTTTAGTCAAGAATGTAAACCGTGTAAATTAAGACATGACCAACTCTAGCAAGCAGATATTATTAAACCAATAAAcggaaaatataaaaatttcgtcgGACAAAAACCtatttcatcaaatttttatttgaagagGTCATTGGttcaaattttgatattttcttcCGATATCTGCTATAGATAACAAAAATTACAAATTGAGAACAGAACAAAACGGTGCGAAGATAATACTTCCCAGTTCCCAGTCTACATTACTAAAAAGGCTAGCAGGAATAAACACATAACAAAGTTTCTAAGTTAGAACTCAATAATCTTGCAAAAAAATAGACACAGATTCCCCAAAATTGAACAAGCTTTAACTTGAGTGTTGATTCTGAAACTACTGATGTCTTTCTGAATCATAGGAATCCGGAGAGTAGACAAATTTAGCTGTGTTGTATACGATACGATGATCATCAGAAAGATCAATGAAAACAGGTCAGTTTATTTGACTCAAGTAAATTCGAGATATAGTAAACCAAAACAAGAGTCACTTACCTATTTACACTTACTACCATGGATTTTTCAGCCCGAGAATTGACCTTTTGAGAGTTGAGGAGTAATCTTCAGAGTGATATCATTATAAGCCTCTTCTTGATGCAAATCTATAAGTCCATAATTCTTCAAAACCTGGGAATAAATTCATGGACAGCTGAGTTAAGAACCAAAATTTATAGGGAACGTTGTTGAACTTGAGGGAAATGGGTCGAGTTCAAAGCATAGTACATCCAAACAATATTGACTTCATTGAAACTAAACCGTAACCAACAAGACATGATGTACACATCAAATCTGATACATATCGTAAAGTGAAGAAATGGAAGTAGCAAGTGAGAATTGTTAGCctttaatataatcaaaacatAGTTTCACAGGAAAGCTGAGGCAGGTATATTTGTCAACGCCGATATAAATTATATGTAATCAGAACAATGAGACCTGACTCCCTAGATATTAGTTTTGTATGGCATTCAGTTTCAAGTCAAAACCCATTACAGGTATATAGTGCATGGATTTATAGAACTTACCAAAGTCTCAGAAAACATTCGAGCACatatctttcttggtttaccTTCCAAAATCTTGTTCATACTGAGATCTCCAGATGATGATTCACCTGATTTGTCTGAAAAAGGGGTTGCAAATGACTGCCTCTTCAAATATTGAGCCACAGCCCTGCATGCATATCCCACAAATTTCAACATTTAAAAGCTCCATTGCAGATAAATCCATGCAATGCTACTGGACTTAGTTTGGGGGCTCAGTTAAATCTTAAGGGATTTAGGGAGGTAAATAATGCACCTTGTTCGTGCAGACATTGCTCGCAATTCAGGGGTTCCCTGATTTATTGAGGACAAACCGAAATCCAGCGTTCCTTGGGATCCTATCGAGCCACAGGTAAGTATTATTTTGATAATCAAGAGCATAAAATAACTTTTTGTTTGAAAAAATACCAGCTGGAGAATTATCATCTTGTTCCAGAAAACCAAGTTCCTGCAGGAAAAAAAGTAGCACGTTAGATGGAGTGTCCATGAAGTGCATCCTATCAAATcactaacaaaataaaaattttagtgAATGGTctcgataaaaaaaaaagaagattaagaaaaagcaCGTTTAACTCCAAAAGCAGACACGTACAGGCGAACAACAGAAGGACGTAATCTCATTCATCCAAACTCGTTAAAGTGGGCAAAACCAAATGTAAACATGCACAAAGAGTTTCCATATTTTTCAAAGATACAAGTGCAGTATTCATATGGCGAGGTGAAAAAGAGGTGATTATGTAGCACGATCGTAGTTCAAGAGAAAGTTAAGTACGTCTTAAAACACCGTTACATAACAAAAAAGGAACATAGTCTAACTACTGTAATCCTAGCTTGATAATATCTAGATGATGATACCAGCGAACAACCGAAATCGGCGATTCCTGTATTTCTGGCGTTTTAGCATTTTCTGCAACACACCTTTTTATCCCACAATACAGTCAAAAGTTcacaaaaccaaaatcatgtcAAACAAAGAGAGAGCTTCACTAACTACAAAAAGGAAAGCACAGCCAAGTCCACGAAAAGCAAGTTCAAAGTCCAAAGCAAATATTGTAAGAGTTATGGGTGGTGTACTCCTGCAGAATTGAACAGCTCTGGAATATCGAAAAGTGTTGTATGCTCATGATGAAGCCCATCCCCGAAGAATGTTTCAGGGGTTCTCATTTCTGAATCATGAAGTCCAGAAGATAATCTTATCCCTGTGTCTAGCCTTCCAAATCCTTCTGTAGTTTCCAGACGTTCTGATTGGAATTTATGGTTGGAGTTTTTGGGAGTGAGCTGGCCTCTCCGGCTTCTCTCAGTTGAAGGCAGCGTGATGTTGGAGAACAAAGGCATACATCCTTCCGGTGATGCACACTCATTATAACGAAGATGTTCAATTTCTATATTATCATCATTGCCGTGCATAGATTGAGAAACATTTGTCTCTTGGTGTTCTTTTTCTGTGATAATTAAATGAGGTTTAGAAGTAATAAAGTCTTCTTTATAGATATCCTGAATAGCAGCACAAGATCCTGCAAATTCAAGTAAGCTGTCtcaaatgaaaataatttccAAAGCTAACAGatctattaaatatatttaagaaaaatgCTACTGACCAGATATTAAGGGCTCAAAAAAGACGTCATCCTTCTTTAATCGGTTGTTTACTTTCCAAATGTCAAGCAAAGAACAAGGACAGTTTTTCTTCACCCGGCGAATACCAGTTGTATCGCTTAATGCATTCTTCATGTCCCTATATCACCGTTTCGAAATTTTTACAAAGGAACATATATAAAATGAGTCTAAAACAAATTACTTTTAAGAAACCATACTGGTTACTGAATACAGTAGACTCGTCAAAAAACTGCTTTCTCTTTCTTCTTCTCCTTTGAACTTTTGGTTGTGCAACAGCTGGAGTTTCTTGGATTTTTATCTCAGGTGTCCGGTGGACTGCAAACCAATGGATCAGATGTCATTGACATGGGTAACATATATCTATTTTTTTATGATCGTAGACTTGCACCCACCAAAAGTTATCAAAGTATCCAAGTGCTCAAATGAATGTTCTTCTTCATGCCTATGAGATGAAAGAGAATGCCCGTCTGGAAATACTGCATCTTCTTTAACAGGAGTATAGGTTTGTTTATCTTTCAGGATTTGTTCCTCGAGGTATCTGTCTGGATCAGCACGATCAGGCAGAATGGGAGAATCATTGAAATGAAAACCGTGATGTTTCGCATTACGCATAATTTCAATGCTAGGCAGATCTTGTGGGCTACTATTTCCTATAGTTATTTCATTAACACCTATTGGACTTTGTGGGGACCGATCTACATAACCAGCATCTGTATCCATTTGAACAGGAGGAGGAACACTGCAAGAATATTGAAGAGATTCATAACTAGAAAGTAATGAATTgttaaattttgataatttgTATTATTCTTACTCCTTCATAGGCACAGCCTCTGATGCTAACCTTTCTTGTGTGGATGAAGAATCTCGGAGGTCATCCTACAAGAACATCATTGTTGTAATggaattaatattttatatatcatTTAAATGCAACAATTCACCAACTAAAGgctgcacaaaattgttggcaCCTCGTTAAACGAAATGACAATGTAAGGATCTTTCCCAGTTGGAACTTGATCTGTTGGATAAAAATTCAAGAGGCTCACTCTCAGTACTAATAGGAGGAAAAAGGATAACAAATGAGAAGACGTGAAACTCCTAATCATCAAGTAATCAGTCATTTAAATATCAATACCCATCAACGTTATATCATCCTGGCTCTTAACATGTGAATCTTGGCCCCTAAAAAACAAATTCCTGAATTTATCAGCATATTTTTCTAATATAGGACGATGTAAGAAGTTTCATCAAAACATACCAGTCTTTACGAAAATCATCTACATCCAAAGCATCGAGATCAAAAGTTTGCGGTAAAGTGACAGAATGATATGGAGCATGATTGGCATCTTCTGGCAGATTGACATTGACATATGTAAAGACCCTATTTATTGTAATCCTTACATCATTACAATGGTCGTAGAAATAGTCAACTTGCTTTGAATATATCCGTACGACCCCGAGCAAAAGATGTCCTGACATTCTTAGCGCTAACGGCACCTCGGGACACATGATCCGTTCTGTAAAACAAGCACCAAACACTTGAAtcgtcaacaaatatcaacactatcaACTAATACAATTCGAACAGAAGGGAATGGACATATGGAGGATCTATTAAGACCAAGCATCCCTTCTTGCACATACGTAATTAACTGCAGACTGAACAACCAAATATGCTCTTAAAAGACTATGCACCAAGGATCAACTACAAGGAAACTTGAAATAATAAGAATGCATCTGACTCGGTCACGATAGTGACGAACAAACAAAATACATTCTATCTAGACAAAGGGGGATACCAAATCAAAATCTACTTGGAGCTTCCGACcgacaagaaaattaaaaagtaaataatGTCATGATACCGAAATATATACATGCATGGAAAAATATAATCTTGATGCTACACTTGTAAGTATAAGAACTTTAAACCAACCAAAATGTAATCTTTAAAAGAATATTCTAATCTTaccacaaaaaataataataaagtaaATAATAGAAAACATCAAATTCTAGAAACCATTGGAGTTCAGGATTAGCAAAATGAAACTAAAACATCGAATCTTTGTCACCTTATAGAAGATTCCGAAGCCCATTGAACTAAAAATCGATCATCTCATTAATCTTCGTTCAGTTCAATAAAAAATGCTAAATCTTTCGAGAAAGCCAGTGCAGCGGATATTAaatccaaaataaataaaagtcagCGTTCTTATCAAAGTCTGATAGATTTCAATCAAAACCCACAAATGATGATTGTTAATCGACCATAAATAAATGGAGAAAATGTAGAGATAGGGACGGACCAACAGTAGATGGAATATCAGTGGAGGTATAATGAGATTTCTTGAGCTTGTGCTGCAAATGGGCGGCGCACCAAACCGTGCCCAACGGCCCCTTCCTGGCCAAGAATGTATGCGAGAAAAACATAGTCTTTTCCGGCTAACGCCTTCGATTTCGTACGAGATAATGATGTATGTAtctaaacatatatatatatatatatagatatatatatatatatacacacgctGTGCATATATGTATATCGGTGGTGCTTGTGTGTGTATTGAGTGAATGTGCGTGCAAATTGCAGGGTTTTACAAGGGTGGGGCGGGAAAGGGGAAGAGGCGCGAAATGGGTAAAATATTCCGAAATTGTTCATTACAAAATAGGACTGCTGATTTGGGTATTTAGGTAATTTTTGTTTGTCACGAAtgctttcttttattttatttcataaatatcGGATCgaaaactaatatttttttataatttaaattaaattaaaaatatatacataaaattgatctgtgaaatgattttataaaaaaattatcataattttaaaaagacatatattatatattttttaaaaaaatataatcaaattaattggagtaaaaatgaaaaaaattataagtCGTTTATCAAACTAATATTATCTACATATTATTGAAGAGTAAATATCTTGTGAGAAggtttcacgaatttttatctgtgagacgggtcaatcctaccgatattcacaataaaa
This Primulina eburnea isolate SZY01 chromosome 2, ASM2296580v1, whole genome shotgun sequence DNA region includes the following protein-coding sequences:
- the LOC140823381 gene encoding sister chromatid cohesion 1 protein 3-like isoform X2; protein product: MFFSHTFLARKGPLGTVWCAAHLQHKLKKSHYTSTDIPSTVERIMCPEVPLALRMSGHLLLGVVRIYSKQVDYFYDHCNDVRITINRVFTYVNVNLPEDANHAPYHSVTLPQTFDLDALDVDDFRKDWGQDSHVKSQDDITLMDQVPTGKDPYIVISFNEDDLRDSSSTQESVPPPVQMDTDAGYVDRSPQSPIGVNEITIGNSSPQDLPSIEIMRNAKHHGFHFNDSPILPDRADPDRYLEEQILKDKQTYTPVKEDAVFPDGHSLSSHRHEEEHSFEHLDTLITFVHRTPEIKIQETPAVAQPKVQRRRRKRKQFFDESTVFSNQDMKNALSDTTGIRRVKKNCPCSLLDIWKVNNRLKKDDVFFEPLISGSCAAIQDIYKEDFITSKPHLIITEKEHQETNVSQSMHGNDDNIEIEHLRYNECASPEGCMPLFSNITLPSTERSRRGQLTPKNSNHKFQSERLETTEGFGRLDTGIRLSSGLHDSEMRTPETFFGDGLHHEHTTLFDIPELFNSAGELGFLEQDDNSPAGSQGTLDFGLSSINQGTPELRAMSARTRAVAQYLKRQSFATPFSDKSGESSSGDLSMNKILEGKPRKICARMFSETLVLKNYGLIDLHQEEAYNDITLKITPQLSKGQFSG
- the LOC140823381 gene encoding sister chromatid cohesion 1 protein 3-like isoform X1; translated protein: MFFSHTFLARKGPLGTVWCAAHLQHKLKKSHYTSTDIPSTVERIMCPEVPLALRMSGHLLLGVVRIYSKQVDYFYDHCNDVRITINRVFTYVNVNLPEDANHAPYHSVTLPQTFDLDALDVDDFRKDWGQDSHVKSQDDITLMDQVPTGKDPYIVISFNEDDLRDSSSTQERLASEAVPMKDVPPPVQMDTDAGYVDRSPQSPIGVNEITIGNSSPQDLPSIEIMRNAKHHGFHFNDSPILPDRADPDRYLEEQILKDKQTYTPVKEDAVFPDGHSLSSHRHEEEHSFEHLDTLITFVHRTPEIKIQETPAVAQPKVQRRRRKRKQFFDESTVFSNQDMKNALSDTTGIRRVKKNCPCSLLDIWKVNNRLKKDDVFFEPLISGSCAAIQDIYKEDFITSKPHLIITEKEHQETNVSQSMHGNDDNIEIEHLRYNECASPEGCMPLFSNITLPSTERSRRGQLTPKNSNHKFQSERLETTEGFGRLDTGIRLSSGLHDSEMRTPETFFGDGLHHEHTTLFDIPELFNSAGELGFLEQDDNSPAGSQGTLDFGLSSINQGTPELRAMSARTRAVAQYLKRQSFATPFSDKSGESSSGDLSMNKILEGKPRKICARMFSETLVLKNYGLIDLHQEEAYNDITLKITPQLSKGQFSG